The stretch of DNA TTTTTAAAAGTCAATAAATTTGACAATTTATTTTTATCTTTGATAAAATCAGGGGAAAGTTCGGAAAGACTATCTGAAGTTTTTCTATATCTATCTTTGTACTATGAAAAAAAGTATAAACTTAAACAAAAACTTATAAGTTTATTAACTTATCCCTTTATTTTATTGTCGGTTACAGTTATAGTTTTAATTTTTCTTTTGAATAATGTTATTCCAACATTTTTGGATATTTTTGAAGATAGCAATATTGAATTACCTGCTATTACAAAGTTTTTAGTTAAAAGCATTGATTTTGTTAAATATAATTATCTTTATATTATTTTAGGAATCTTGGTTTTTATCCTATTTCTAAAACTAATTTTAAAAAAATATAAAGTTAGAAGATTTTTTGGAAAATTGCTATTTAAAATTCCATATATAAAATCGCATTATCAAAACTATATAACTTCTGTAATTGCAAAAAATTTTACTATCTTGCTTAATGGAAATATAAATATAGTTGATAGCTTGGAGATAATAAAAAATTCTACTAGAAATGTATTTATACAAGAACATTTGGAAAAGGCGATTTTAGAAATAAAAAACGGTAATTTAATTTCAACATCTTTAAATGACGAATTGATTTTTAATCTCGCATTTATAAACATGCTTGCAATAGGAGAAAGCAGTGAAAATTTAGTTGAAATACTAGAGAGTGCAACGGAATACTATGATTCAAAAATAAATTATTCAGTTGATAAAATTTTACAGTATTTACAACCTTTAATTATAGTTTTAATCTCCCTATTTGTAGCATTCATTGTATTTGCAATAGCAATACCAATTTTTGATTTATCAAATGGAATAAGTATAGAGTAATTATTTTAATGGAGGTAATATATGAGAGCATTACTTGTAATTGATTTACAGAAAGGGATAATAAGTCAAAGAGATTGTAGTAATGAAATAGATAAAATTAGGTGGTTGATTGAGGCTTTTAAATGTAAAAATATGCCAATTATTTTTACAAAACATCTTGATGAAAATGTTGAAAGCCCTTTATACAAAAATTGTGAAGGTATTGAAATAATAGATAATTTGGATATAAATGCAAAATATATAGTTGAGAAAAGTAAGCCAGACTCATTTTTCAATACTAATCTTGAAAAAATTTTAAAAAATGAAGGCATCACAGAATTGGTTATTTGTGGCTTTAATACTGAATATTGTTGTTTGTTTACGTCTATAGTTGCTGCTGATAAAAATTTTAAGGTCTATTTTATAGAAGATGCAACCGGAACGGTTTGTGATGAAAATACTTATGAAATGCCTGGATTAGATATTCAAGATTTTATAGGGTCAATACTAAATTGGTCAAATATGGTAAATGTTTTGTATTTAGATGAATATAAGAAAGAGTTGATTTAATAAATTTTTAATTAAAGAAAAGCAAGTTATTTTAAAACTAACTTGCTTTTTTGTTATATATAACTTTATTATAAATATAATTAAGTCCAGTATTATTCTTGAAAATTATTAATATAAGTTGTATAATTTAATTAGCGACGAAAACGTCTTTAAGAGATATAATTATATAAAATGGATATTTTTTTAAAACTTGTTATTAATAATAAATATCGATAAGAAAATAAATAATTTTTTTGTCGACACTAAATTTTATAATCTTTTTTATATTTAAGTACTTTAGTTATTCACATTTCTTTTTTAATATGTTACAATATATGTGAGAAAATTTTGGAGGAAATGTGTTGAGTAGGGAAAAGATATATGTAAAAAACCATTATAGATATGATGCAATATTTATATTTTCTATTTTAGCGATGTCTGTTGGCTTTCTTTTTGACAGTCCTAAAGAAATTTTATACGGTTATATTAATATTTTAAAATCTCCAAGTCATCTACTTACTGATTATATGGCGGTAGGAGGAATAGGAGCAACATTTTTAAATGCCGGTTTTCTTATGTTACTTGCATCTTTTGTGTTGTGGAGAAGGCAACAATTATTGACGGGTCCTATTATAGCGGCACTTTTTACGCTTTTTGGTTTTTCCCTTTTTGGAAAAAATCTATTTAATACAATTCCGATAACTTTCGGAGTTTACCTTTATGGTAAAATTGAAGGTTTAAAATTTAATACATTGACTATGAATAGTCTGTTTGGTACTGCACTTGGTCCTGTTGTAAGTTATATTTGTTTTGGGATTGGATTTCCATTTTTTAAAGGATTAGTTATTTCTTATGCAGTTGGTATTCTTATTGGAATGATTATTCCTGCACTTTCATCTTCGTTTTTACGCTTTCATCAAGGATACAGTCTATATAATATTGGTTTTACATGTGGAGTTATTGGACTTTTCATTCAAGGAGTTTTTAAATCTTTTAATTTAGAAGTTAAAAATGTAAATGTTGTAAGTGATGGAAATTTACAAATTGCAATTATAATGTATATATTTTTTATCATAGTTTTTGCTTTGGGATTTTATCTAAATGGATTCAGTTTTAAAAATTTAGGAAATTTATTAAAAAATAGTGGTAGGGCTCCGTCTGATTTTGGGAATATTTACGGTAGAGGTGTCAGTATGATTAATATGGCTGCACTTGGAATTATATATACTACTTATGTTTTGATTATGAATCAACCTTTAAACGGACCGATTCTTGGAGGGATATTTACGATTTTTGGTTTTGGAATATTCGGAAAACATATTAGAAATGTGTTACCAATTCTTGTAGGAACATTGATTGCATACTTTTTAAACATTTATAATCCACATAGTGTTTTTGCAACAGTTACTATTCTATTTGCAACGAATTTAGCTCCGGTTGCCGGAGAGTATGGTCTTATTGCCGGGATGGTTGCGGGCTTTTGTCATGTATCTATTGTTTCCAGTGTTGGACTTTTACATGGAGGATTAAATCTTTATAACAACGGATTTTCAGGAGGTTTTGTTGCTGCAACTTTAGTTCCGATTTTTGAGTCAATCAGAAATTCTAGATTTTTTGATAAAAAAGAGGAGGAATATCTTTGAATACAATAAAAAATGAAGAAAATTGTGCAAAGTTGATTGTTAGTGGTCTAGTACATTACTATTTTAGTAAAAGAGTTCAAGATTTAAAAATAGATTTTAAAATAGAAAAAGATTCCCTAAGAGTTATTGCTGAGGGGAATGTTAAAATAAAACCGAAAGATTTAGAAGAATTAAATAGAATTTCGAATTCTGCAAGACTTCCGGAGTTTGAAAATTATTATGATAATTTAATAGGATTAGGAAGCAATTCAAGTGATATATCAAATATAGATACTTTAGGTTCTATGGTTGATGAGGCGATAGTTTCTTATTCAGATGATGGTCTTTTGACTATTTTGTTAGTTAGAAATTTCTAGCCTTTAGTATTTGGCAAATTGTACATATTAGTTTATTGTCCTACCCTTTGGGTATCACAATTATGCTAAATAAAACTACTATAAGGAGTAACATATATGAAAATATTAGAGGTAAAAAATCTCCATGTTAATGTTGGAGATAAAGAGATTTTAAAAGGTATCGATTTGGATATTTTTGAAGGAAAGGTTCATGTCATCATGGGACCTAATGGAGCGGGAAAATCTACACTTACTAATGCTATTATGGCTCATCCTAATTATGAAGTTACAAAGGGCGACATATTTTTTAAGGGTGAAAACATAAATGAATTAAGAGCGGATGAAAGAGCAAAACTTGGAATGTTTATGTCTTTTCAAAATCCGGAAGAAGTTCCTGGAGTTACAGTTTCAAATTTCATCAGAGCTTCAAGAATGTCAATAACAGGAGAAAAAGAAAGTGTTATTGAATTTCAAAGAGAGCTTGAAGAAAAAATGGAAAGTTTAACTATGGACGCTTCTTATGCTCAAAGATATTTGAATGTCGGCTTTTCCGGTGGAGAAAAGAAAAAAACTGAAATTTTACAAATGGTTATGTTAAATCCTGCACTTGTAATGTTGGATGAAACTGATTCCGGACTTGATATTGATGCAGTTAAGGTTGTTTCTGAAAATGTTGAAAAATTTAAAAGTGAAAATAAATCAATTTTAATCATAACTCATCACAGAGCAATTTTATCAAGAATCAAACCGGATTATGTACATGTTTTGTATGATGGCAAAATTGTTAAAACATCAGATGCTTCTTTGATTGATAAAATTCAAAAAGAAGGTTATTCTTGGGTTTAACAAGAGGTGTAGTTATGACATCAGAAAGAAAAAAAACGCAAGTAGAAGAAATGGACAGAGGTGTCTATGATATAAAAAACGAAGTAAGGTATTTTTCAAAAACTGAAAAAGGCTTAACTCGTGATATTGTTATGCAAATTTCCAAAGAGAAAAATGAACCTGACTGGATGTTGGAATTAAGACTTAAAGCATTGGAAGTTTTTGAAAAATCTAAAAATCCAAATTGGGGACCTGATTTGTCTCCTGTTGATATAAATGAGATTACAACATATATTCGTCCGGACGCAAAAATGAGTGAAGATTGGAATGAGTTGCCTGAGGATATTAAGGGAACATTTGATGCACTTGGTATTCCGGAAGCGGAATATAAAAGTGCACTTTCAGGGGTTGGAGCTCAATACGACAGTGAAGTTGTTTATCATAGCTTAACTGAGAAAATGAGGAAACAAGGAGTTATTTATACAGATTTTGAAACTGCCGTAAGAGAATATCCTGATATAATAAAAGAATATTTTATGACTTGTATAAAACCTGAAGATCATAGATATGCTGCGCTACATTATGCAGTTTGGAGTGGTGGCTCTTTTGTTTATGTTCCAAAGGGAGTTAATGTAAGTATTCCACTACAATCATATTTCAGACTTAATGCACCGGGAGCAGGGCAATTTGAACATACTTTAATCATTGTTGAAGAAGGAGCGTATTGTCATTTTATCGAAGGCTGTTCCGCGCCGAAATACAATGTTTTAAATGTTCACGCCGGAGCAGTTGAACTTTTCATAAAGAAAAATGCAACTTTAAGATATTCTACAATAGAAAATTGGTCAAGAAATATGTATAACTTAAATACAAAAAGAGCAATTGTTGATGAAAATGGAACTATTGAATGGGTTTCAGGATCTTTCGGTTCAAAGGTAAGTCTATTATATCCAATGAGTGTGTTGAGAGGAGAAGGAGCAAAGAGTGAATTTACCGGAATAACTTTTGCAGGTAAAGATCAATATTTGGATACCGGTGCTAAAGTAATTCATGCAGCTCCAAGAACAAGCTCATCAATAAATTCAAAATCCATATCAAAGGGTAATGGAGTTGCAATTTATAGAGGCCTTGTAGATGTAAAACCTAATTGTCCCGGCTGTAAATCAACTGTAACTTGTGAATCCTTAATGTTGGATCAGGAATCTCAATCAGATACAATTCCTGTTATAAATATTCAAACATCTGATATTGATTTGGGACACGAAGCAAAAATAGGTAGAATTGATGACGATGTAATTTTTTACCTTATGACGCGTGGTATTCCTGAAGAAGAGGCAAAAGCTATGATTGTAAGAGGTTTTGCAGAACCTATTGCAAAAGAATTGCCTTTGGAATATGCTGTTGAAATGAATGCTTTGATTAATCTTGAACTTGAAGGAACTATTGGTTAGGAGGTGTCTGTATGAGAGGAAATTTTATACCAAGTAATACTTGGAATGCAACAAGAGTTAATAATACAGAAGTACTATTACCTAATCTGAATCTAAAAGAATATTCTTTAATTAAGAGTGAAAATAAAAATTTGGATTTTTCTTATGAAAAATTTTCGTTTTCAAATGAATTGACTGAAAAATTAAAAGGTTTTACAAATCTAAAAATGGATTTTATTTCAACAAAAGAAAATCCGTTAAATAAAGTTGTTTCATTGGAATTAAACGAAGAAAATAATCAATTAGTCGATGTTATAAAGGTAAGAGCTGAAGAAAATTCGACTTTAAACTTAACTTTGGATTATTTTTCAAGAGAAAGTGTTAAAGGGTTCAGACATTCAATTATAGAAATTGAAGCTGAAGAAAACAGTGATGTTAAAATTTACATTTCTCAAAGATTTTCTTTGGAGGTTTTGAGCATTCAGAGCGTTTATTATATAGTTAAAGAAAATGCAAATGTTGAATTTGTTCAAGTTGATTTAGGAGGCAGAGAAAATTATGTTTCCTATATAGGAGATCTCGTTGATAACAATTCAAATGTCAACGTAAATTCTATTTATTTCGGCAAAAACGAACAAAAATTAGATTTTAATTATGTGGCAACTCAAAGAGGACGTGCTACAAATTATGATTTGGCGATTAAGGGAGCATTAGCTGATAGAGCTCAAAAGACTTGTAAAGTTACTATTGACTTTAAACGTGGTTCATCAACTTCAAAGGGATCCGAAGAAGAATATGTAACATTACTTTCTGATGATATAAAAAATGTTGCAGTTCCGATTTTGCTTTGTACTGAAGATGATGTTGAAGGAATTCATGCAGCGAGTGCGGGGAAAATTGATGAAAATATACTATTTTACATTATGAGTCGTGGTTTTAGTGAATCTGAAGCCAAGAGATTGATTTTGGAATCAAAATTCGCCGAAACTATTGATTTAATAGAAAATGAAGAAATAAGAAAGAGAGTTTATACAACTTTGTCCAAAAAACTTTCGGAGGTATAATATGACTAAAACTGTTCTTGATATTAGAAAAGATTTTCCATATTTGAATGAAGAAAAAGTTGGAAAAAAAGTTATTTATTTAGACAATGCAGCTACAAGTCAAAAACCTCAAGCTGTTATTGATACTATAACAAATTACTATTCTTATCAAAACGGAAGTCCACATAGAGGCAGTCATTATTTAAGTATGTCTGCGACTGAAATTTATGAGGGTACTAGAAAAAAAGTTAAGAATTTTCTTAATTCAAAGAGAACGACTGAAATAATTTTTACAAAAAATGCTAGTGAAGCGCTTAACTTAGTTGCCTATTGTTATCTTAATAAATTAAAAAAAGATGATGAAATAATGCTTAGTATTATGGAACATCATAGTAATTTATGTACTTGGCAATTTTTAAAAGAAAAAACAGGGGCTAAACTTAAATATATTTACCTTGATGATAATTTTCAATTGGATATGAAATCTTTTGAAGAAAAAATTTCCGATAAAGTAAAATTGGTATGTATAACTGCTGCATCAAATGTAGTAGCCACAATGCCTGACATCAAAAAAGTTATTGAAATCGCTCATAAAAACGGAGCAAAAGTTTTAGTTGATGCATCACAAATAGTTGCACATAAAAAACTGGATGTTCAGGATTTAGATGCTGATTTCTTAGCCTTTTCAGGACATAAAATGTTAAGTGCAATGGGCGTTGGTGTGCTTTATGGAAAGTTTGACCTCTTAAAAGAAATGGATCCATTCCTTTATGGAGGAGATATGATTGAATATGTTTATGAAGATTATTCAACATATCTTTTGCCGGCAGGCCGTTTTGAAGCAGGGACACAAAATGTAGGAGCAGTTGCTTCGCTAGGTTCTGCTATTGACTATCTAGAAGAATTGGGATTTGATTATATAGAAAAACTGGAAGGAGAACTTATGAATTTTGCTTTTGAAGAAATGAAAAAGCTAGATTTCATAAAGACTTATACTACAAAGGACAAAAATAGATGTCCTGTAATAGCTTTTAATGTAAAAGATGCTCATCCTCATGATGTATCTTCAATACTTGATAGCTTTGGAATTGCAATAAGAAGTGGGCATCATTGTGCAGAGCCTTTGCATAGATATTTGAATGAAAATGCAACTTGTAGAGTGAGTTTTTCTTTCTATAACACTAAAGAAGAAGTAGAATATTTCATTGATAAATTAAAAGAAGTAAGGAGAATATTACATCTTGGACATTAGAGAAATTTATACTGAGATAATAACAGAAGAAAGTAGAAATACAAAAAATAAAAGATATTTGGAACATCCGACTCACGAAGAAAAAGGTCATAACCCAAGTTGTGGAGATGAAATTACATTACAATTAGATATTGAAGACGGTATAATCAAAGATGCCTCTTATGTTGGAGTAGGTTGTGCAATCTCCCAAGCCTCAACATCACTTATGATTGATTTAATTAAGGGAAAGACTTTAGACGAAGCAAAAGAACTTTGTGAAACATTTTTAGCAATGATTACAGAAGGTCTTGAGGGCGATGAGCTAAAAAAACTTAAGGATGCTATAGCTCTTCAAAATATTTCTACAATGCCTGCAAGAGTTAAATGTGCTGTTCTTGCTTGGCATACATTAAAAAATATACTTGAAGCTAATTAAATATGGTCGTAGCTCTTTTGAGTTACGACTTTTTGAATAGGAGGGTATATGAGGATTTTTTTTATATTATATTTGCTTTTAGACGGTTTGTTATACAACTATAAATTATTGATTTCTATAATTTTTATAATGAATTTAATATCTTTTACAATATTTTATATTGATAAAAGAAAAGCTATAAAAGGCAAGAATAGAATTTCAGAGAATAGCTTATTGTTATCAGCTTTTTTATTTGGCTCTATCGGAGCTTTTTTATCTATGCAAATATTTAGACATAAAACGAAAAAGTTGAAATTTAGAATTTTAGTACCACTATTTTTTGTCGTGAAAGTATTGATTTTATATTATTTATATAAATTTATAGATTAAAAAATAACATAGAAATAATAAATTTAAATAAATAATATCCAACTTAAAAAACTGTTATAATTTATAGCAGTTTTTTGTTATAAAAATTTTCTCTGATTTGTATTAAAAAAATTATTTGTTGAATTTGTAGAAAGTATTATCTATAATTTACAATTATATTATATCGCGATAGAGTATTTGATTAAAGCCTTTTGATTTTGAATTGATATTCATAACTCTATGAATAAAATTTTATAAAAAAGTCGATTTTTTTACAAAAAGGCTTTACATTTTACAGAAAATCTGTTAAAATTTAAAGATAATAATGTAATAGTGGGATAATATGTATTTTTATCTTTTTTTAATTTTTCAAAGGGGTGAAGTTTTATGACACATACTGAAAAGTATGGAATCACAGAAAGGGTTAGTTATTCAAAAATTCAAAATGTTTTGGATCTTCCAAACCTAATTGCCATTCAAACTGATAGTTATGATTGGTTTATTAAGCAAGGAATTAGAGATGTTTTTGACGATATTAGTCCAATTAGGGACTATTCCGAAGCGATGAAGTTGGAATTTTTAAATTATCGTTTAGAAAATGCTCCAAAGTATTCAGAACAAGAATGTAAGGATAGGGATATGAACTATTCAACACTTCTAAAAGTAGATGTTCGTTTAACAAACAATAATACAGGCGAAGTTAAAGAACAAGAAGTGTTTATGGGAGAAATTCCTTTGATGACTGACAACGGGACTTTTATTATTAATGGTGCTGAAAGAGTTATCGTAAGTCAGCTTGTTAGAAGTCCGGGTGTATATTATGGAGAAGAAATTGACAAGTCAGGTAATAAGTTATTTTCTTCAACAGTAATTCCGAACAGAGGTGCTTGGTTAGAATATGATACCGACACAAACGGAGTTGTAAGTGTTCGTATTGACCGAACAAGAAAATTGCCTATAACAACTATGATTAGGGCGTTGTTATATGAAACAAATGAAGAAATGGTTGAAAATTTCGGAGATATTAAAGAACTTCATACTACTTTGGAAAAAGATATAACAAAGAGTTATCAAGAAGCTATTCTTGAAATTTATAGAAAATTAAAACCTGGAGATCCTGCTACTGTTGAAAGTGGGGAAAGTTTATTACATAATTTACTTTTCGATCCAAGAAGATATGATCTTGCAAAAGTTGGTAGATATAAATTTAATAAGAAATTAGCTTTAAGAAATAGATTAATAGGAACAATTTTAGCTGAAGATATTTTCAAGACTGATAAATTCGGTGAAATGGAAAAAATTGCAAGTGTTGGAGATTATATTTCAGAAGAACTTGCTGAAAAAATTGAAAATGCAGGATATAAGAGAGTTCATGTAAAAGTTGAAGACAAAGAGATTATCGTTGTTGGTAACCACTTTGTTGATATTGGTGCGTTTGAATTGGGATTTGACATTTCATGCAATGGACTTTCAGAAAAAGTTTATTATCCAGTTATGATGGAAATTTTAGAATCTGCATCAGAATATGAAGGCGAAGAATATGAAACACAAGTTAAGAGAGCTGTTAGAAATAGAGTTAAAGAGCTTTCTCCTACTCATATTATTCGTGATGATATTGAAGCTACTGTAAGTTATGAATTTAACTTATTCTATGGTCTTGGAATTTGTGATGATATTGACCATTTAGGAAATAGAAGAGTTAGAGCTGTTGGAGAACTTTTACAAAATCAATTTAGAATTGGTTTATCAAGAATGGAGAGAGTTGTTAGAGAAAGAATGTCAACTCAAGATCCAGACCTTGCTACGCCTCAAGGACTTATTAATATAAGACCTCTTGTTGCGTCTTTAAAAGAATTCTTTGGTTCTTCACAATTATCACAATTCATGGATCAAAACAATCCACTTGCAGAACTTACTCATAAGAGAAGATTATCAGCATTAGGACCTGGTGGTCTTAGTAGAGATAGAGCAGGATACGAAGTAAGAGACGTTCATGAAAGTCACTACGGAAGAATTTGTCCGATAGAAACTCCAGAAGGTCCAAACATCGGTCTTATTACTTCTCTTACAACTTATGCAAGAGTTGATCAATATGGATTTATTGAAACACCATATCGTGTTGTAAATAATGGAATTGCTACAAAGGACATTGTTTATTTAACTGCTGATGAAGAAGATGAAGTTATTATCGCTCAAGCCAATGAACCACTTGATGAAAATGGACGTTTTGTAAACGAAAGAGTAAGTGGTCGTGGTATTAATGGCGAAAATGATATTTATCCAAGAGATACAATTCAACTTATGGACGTTTCTCCTCAACAAATTGTATCAGTTGGTACAGCAATGATTCCTTTCCTTGAAAATGACGATGCTACTCGTGCGTTGATGGGTTCAAACATGCAAAGACAAGCAGTGCCTCTACTTGTTACTGAAGCTCCTATTGTAGGAACCGGTATAGAACATAAAGCAGCAAGAGATAGTGGTGTTGTTATCATTGCTAAAAATTCAGGAATTGTTACAAAAGTTGATAGTGATGAAATTCATATTAAAAGAGATTTAGATAATGTAGTTGATAAATATAGATTACTTAAATTTAAACGTTCAAATCAAGGAACAACAATTAATCAAAGACCTATAGTTAATGAAAATGACAGAATTAATGCAGGGGATATTATTGCCGATGGTCCTTCAACAGAAAATGGAGAAATTGCATTAGGTAAAAATATTTTAATGGCATTTATGAACTGGGAAGGTTATAACTACGAAGATGCGATGTTGTTAAATGAACAACTTGTTATAGATGATGTTTTAACTTCATTACACATTGAAGAACATGAATGTGAAGCGAGAGAAATCAAATTAGGTTCTGAAGAAATCACAAGAGATGTTATAAATATCGGTGAAGATATGAGAAAGAACTTAGATGAAAATGGTATTATAAGAATTGGTGCTGAAGTTAATTCAGGAGATATCTTGGTTGGTAAAGTATCACCTAAGGGAGAAACTGAATTAAGCGCAGAAGAAAGACTTTTAAGAGCTATTTTCGGAGAAAAAGCTAGAGAAGTAAGAGATACTTCTTTAAGAGTTCCTCATGGAGAAACTGGTATTGTTGTAGATGTTAAATGTTATAGTAGAAAAAATGGAGATGAATTACCACCAGGAGTTAATGAAGTGGTTAGAGTTTATGTAGCCACTAAGAGAAAGATTAATGTAGGAGATAAAATGTGCGGTAGACATGGTAACAAAGGGGTTATTTCAAGAATAATGCCTCAAGAAGATATGCCATTCTTACCGGATGGAACTCCTTTACAAATCGTTCTTAATCCGTTAGGGGTACCTTCTCGTATGAACATCGGACAAGTACTTGAAGTGCATTTAGGACTTGCAGCTAAAAGACTTGGTTGGAAAGTTGCAACACCTGTATTTGACGGAGCAAGTGATATTGATGTTCTTGATGCATTAAAGCTTGCTGGTTGTCCTGAATCAGGAAAAATAAAACTTAGAGACGGAAGAACTGGAGATGAATTTGACAATCCTGTAACTGTTGGTTATATGTATATGTTAAAACTTCACCATTTAGTAGATGAAAAGATTCATGCTAGATCTATCGGGCCTTATTCTTTAGTTACACAACAACCACTTGGTGGTAAGGCACAATTTGGTGGACAAAGATTTGGAGAAATGGAAGTTTGGGCATTGGAAGCATACGGTGCAAGTCATACTTTACAAGAAATGCTAACTGTTAAGAGTGACGACATTGTAGGTAGAGTTAAAACTTATGAATCAATTGTTAAGGGTGTAAATATTCCTGAACCAGGTATTCCTGAATCCTTCAAAGTTCTTATGAAAGAATTACAATCATTATGTTTAGATGTTAAATTGATTGATGAAGAAGGAGAAGAAATCAAACTTAGAGAAAATTCCGATGAAATTAAGGCTCAACTTGTTTTAAATGAAGAGTATGCCAAAGAAGAAGAGGAAGAAGATTTTGACTTTGATTCATTTTACGATCAATCTGGAAATAAGGAAGAAGATTTTGATGGCTTTGACCTTAGTTTCTTAGAAGATAAAGATGAAAAAGGAAAAAGCAGTTCAGAAAAAGTAGAACAAGACGAAATATTTATAGAAGAAGATATTGATCAATAACATAGAGGAAGGGAGTGGACTCCTTGTTGGAATTAAATAATTTTGATGCAATGAAAATTGGCTTAGCTTCACCTGATAAGATAAGAAGTTGGTCAA from Parvimonas micra encodes:
- a CDS encoding type II secretion system F family protein, translated to MSFKEKVFNILNMEIGNKHNLLDLSISLKEAGLLLKSNINTAETINLLSKTSPNKNLKKIFSEVYENLLQGHDLYNSFLKVNKFDNLFLSLIKSGESSERLSEVFLYLSLYYEKKYKLKQKLISLLTYPFILLSVTVIVLIFLLNNVIPTFLDIFEDSNIELPAITKFLVKSIDFVKYNYLYIILGILVFILFLKLILKKYKVRRFFGKLLFKIPYIKSHYQNYITSVIAKNFTILLNGNINIVDSLEIIKNSTRNVFIQEHLEKAILEIKNGNLISTSLNDELIFNLAFINMLAIGESSENLVEILESATEYYDSKINYSVDKILQYLQPLIIVLISLFVAFIVFAIAIPIFDLSNGISIE
- a CDS encoding isochorismatase family cysteine hydrolase — protein: MRALLVIDLQKGIISQRDCSNEIDKIRWLIEAFKCKNMPIIFTKHLDENVESPLYKNCEGIEIIDNLDINAKYIVEKSKPDSFFNTNLEKILKNEGITELVICGFNTEYCCLFTSIVAADKNFKVYFIEDATGTVCDENTYEMPGLDIQDFIGSILNWSNMVNVLYLDEYKKELI
- a CDS encoding DUF1576 domain-containing protein: MLSREKIYVKNHYRYDAIFIFSILAMSVGFLFDSPKEILYGYINILKSPSHLLTDYMAVGGIGATFLNAGFLMLLASFVLWRRQQLLTGPIIAALFTLFGFSLFGKNLFNTIPITFGVYLYGKIEGLKFNTLTMNSLFGTALGPVVSYICFGIGFPFFKGLVISYAVGILIGMIIPALSSSFLRFHQGYSLYNIGFTCGVIGLFIQGVFKSFNLEVKNVNVVSDGNLQIAIIMYIFFIIVFALGFYLNGFSFKNLGNLLKNSGRAPSDFGNIYGRGVSMINMAALGIIYTTYVLIMNQPLNGPILGGIFTIFGFGIFGKHIRNVLPILVGTLIAYFLNIYNPHSVFATVTILFATNLAPVAGEYGLIAGMVAGFCHVSIVSSVGLLHGGLNLYNNGFSGGFVAATLVPIFESIRNSRFFDKKEEEYL
- the sufC gene encoding Fe-S cluster assembly ATPase SufC translates to MKILEVKNLHVNVGDKEILKGIDLDIFEGKVHVIMGPNGAGKSTLTNAIMAHPNYEVTKGDIFFKGENINELRADERAKLGMFMSFQNPEEVPGVTVSNFIRASRMSITGEKESVIEFQRELEEKMESLTMDASYAQRYLNVGFSGGEKKKTEILQMVMLNPALVMLDETDSGLDIDAVKVVSENVEKFKSENKSILIITHHRAILSRIKPDYVHVLYDGKIVKTSDASLIDKIQKEGYSWV
- the sufB gene encoding Fe-S cluster assembly protein SufB encodes the protein MTSERKKTQVEEMDRGVYDIKNEVRYFSKTEKGLTRDIVMQISKEKNEPDWMLELRLKALEVFEKSKNPNWGPDLSPVDINEITTYIRPDAKMSEDWNELPEDIKGTFDALGIPEAEYKSALSGVGAQYDSEVVYHSLTEKMRKQGVIYTDFETAVREYPDIIKEYFMTCIKPEDHRYAALHYAVWSGGSFVYVPKGVNVSIPLQSYFRLNAPGAGQFEHTLIIVEEGAYCHFIEGCSAPKYNVLNVHAGAVELFIKKNATLRYSTIENWSRNMYNLNTKRAIVDENGTIEWVSGSFGSKVSLLYPMSVLRGEGAKSEFTGITFAGKDQYLDTGAKVIHAAPRTSSSINSKSISKGNGVAIYRGLVDVKPNCPGCKSTVTCESLMLDQESQSDTIPVINIQTSDIDLGHEAKIGRIDDDVIFYLMTRGIPEEEAKAMIVRGFAEPIAKELPLEYAVEMNALINLELEGTIG
- a CDS encoding SufB/SufD family protein yields the protein MRGNFIPSNTWNATRVNNTEVLLPNLNLKEYSLIKSENKNLDFSYEKFSFSNELTEKLKGFTNLKMDFISTKENPLNKVVSLELNEENNQLVDVIKVRAEENSTLNLTLDYFSRESVKGFRHSIIEIEAEENSDVKIYISQRFSLEVLSIQSVYYIVKENANVEFVQVDLGGRENYVSYIGDLVDNNSNVNVNSIYFGKNEQKLDFNYVATQRGRATNYDLAIKGALADRAQKTCKVTIDFKRGSSTSKGSEEEYVTLLSDDIKNVAVPILLCTEDDVEGIHAASAGKIDENILFYIMSRGFSESEAKRLILESKFAETIDLIENEEIRKRVYTTLSKKLSEV
- a CDS encoding aminotransferase class V-fold PLP-dependent enzyme, with the translated sequence MTKTVLDIRKDFPYLNEEKVGKKVIYLDNAATSQKPQAVIDTITNYYSYQNGSPHRGSHYLSMSATEIYEGTRKKVKNFLNSKRTTEIIFTKNASEALNLVAYCYLNKLKKDDEIMLSIMEHHSNLCTWQFLKEKTGAKLKYIYLDDNFQLDMKSFEEKISDKVKLVCITAASNVVATMPDIKKVIEIAHKNGAKVLVDASQIVAHKKLDVQDLDADFLAFSGHKMLSAMGVGVLYGKFDLLKEMDPFLYGGDMIEYVYEDYSTYLLPAGRFEAGTQNVGAVASLGSAIDYLEELGFDYIEKLEGELMNFAFEEMKKLDFIKTYTTKDKNRCPVIAFNVKDAHPHDVSSILDSFGIAIRSGHHCAEPLHRYLNENATCRVSFSFYNTKEEVEYFIDKLKEVRRILHLGH
- the sufU gene encoding Fe-S cluster assembly sulfur transfer protein SufU — translated: MDIREIYTEIITEESRNTKNKRYLEHPTHEEKGHNPSCGDEITLQLDIEDGIIKDASYVGVGCAISQASTSLMIDLIKGKTLDEAKELCETFLAMITEGLEGDELKKLKDAIALQNISTMPARVKCAVLAWHTLKNILEAN